Below is a window of Oryza brachyantha chromosome 10, ObraRS2, whole genome shotgun sequence DNA.
tcttttttaaaacaacatatCAACTTCTCAAAGTATCAAAGTAACCAAGAGAATAGCACATCATAATAGGCTGGAAGAGAGGGTCAACGCCGTCGACGCCTGCACGCTCGGCCGCTTCAGTGCGGTGAACCGCCGTCGGTGTGTTTGCCTGCCTCTCTGTGACTCAGTGTGTGGCCATGGTGGactggtggtggcggcggctagggttagCCTAGCCAGCCACCCACTTTGGGCCGTGGCGGTAATTTGGGCTGggcccaaaaatttaattcatGTGAACTTTCGgaattacaaatttttttcctgatttTTTCCAACCGATTCCGCGTTCTAACGGATACTACGGTTACCGTATCCGAAAATTTCCGAAAAAATTCCGACcgattgattccaaatccgaATACCAGTCTGGATTCTAGAAAAATTCCAAACCGTTTTTACCCATAGCTGGCACTGATCGAAGCCATGTAttggaatttattttttcaaatgaaCTGTACATTAGAATTTAGTTACCACGTAACTATTCTATTTTCTCAACTGACATCTTGAACAAATTTGGAGCAACTCAgggatatatattaattatagaaaagGACATAACATAGTTTATTGTAATGACTATGTTAGTCACTTGTTTAATTCACGTGGAAGAGCAATTCAGTAATCTAGTATTCGTCGTCGGGCTCGGCCGCCTCTTGTCGATAGCCTTGAGGTTGCCTTCTTGTAAATTcatttcaaataaatttaatccAAATGAAAGAAGGCTTAACCCATTGATGATGTCAGGAAGACAATGGCCTCGCTGTGGCTAGATGAGGCTGTCCAGCATGTCCCTCCCCCGCTTGAATAGCGGACGGCTTCCTGATCGGCCCCACAATGACGTGTCGGTGAATGCTCGGGTTGTGGGCACTGCGAGCCATCCTTGTCCATGAGAAGCGCGGCGCCATGAGTCCATGACCATGTTGCTGCTGCAGATGCCCAAACCAGTCTCATCAAGACGGCACGACCCATCGTCTCCCTTTGTTCGCATGCAATGGCCGGGCTAGCAAGCAATTTTAGTTACGTAGTACAAAGTTTTATCCTTCATTTACTATGATGCCATGTATTTCTTTTGTCAGAGATATCCTTCTAATACACCACTTCAATGAATGGCTCACGTCTACTCAGaggtacttaaaaaaatattatttgtatgGATGTAACGTTATATACCATCTCTTTGACCCTAGAGATTTATACAATTATCTAATTACATAAAACATGTCTCTAATATTTAACATGATATCAAGACGAACAACCAAGAGGCCACCACTTGTCCATTTAACCACATGAGCATGCTAAAATTTTGCTTTATCTCCATGCCAACCATAATCACCGttgataaatcttttaaaaaataatacttttaacGCAAAGTCGCAAAAAAAATGGTCTAGGATGGGAAATTGCCGCAACGAAGACCCATCAAGCAGTTGCTAGACAGCGGGTACCTATCAGCCAGGATGGACCGACATACCCCATGCCAGGCCTGCCACCTACAGGTGTCGGGCACTACCAAGCCGACCGACTACCTTTTGTTGGGTGGCAAGCTGATATATAGGTCTCATCGTCACCTAGGTGGCCAATAAAAGAGGTCTGTCGGCTGTTGAACACAACCCGTTCGATAGATATctacttttataattttgaaacccatatttttgtgtctttatattaaaatactattatatttttttaaaaaaaataccacccTTGAGGCATCGAAGAAGTTCCTTGTCGGTTCAATTGCAAAGAACCGTTGTACCAACCGAAGGCTTCTCTGTTGCTGTCCATGAGAGCGCCcaaatttctcaaaatcagTAGTGATGCCCTGGCCGCCATATGTTTGGACGGCAGACCTGTTTTGAATTCACCTTAGCCTGTTTAGACCCTGTCCTATGCCCTGtcttatgaataaaaatttcatatacacgttcctagtgatctaaaatgtaatgctgaaaaataaacttcggtgaaaacccatcaaaatcaactctaaatttaaggttaaaaatttaaaatttggcttataagcataagtataagccAACTATGGGGTGCTAATTTGTTACATGTACCTTCATATCTCTATTTCCACCTTTTTTTGAAACCGGTATCTCTTTTACCTAGTTCAAAACATAGTgactaaggggttgtttggatGCAGAGAcgttttttagtcccttgttgTCACATAggatgtttggatgttaattaggagtattaaatatagaccgataacaaaactaattgcataaataaaaactatttcaatagacaaaatttttaagcctaattaatccacgattaacaaatatttactgtagcatcacattcgctaatcattgactaattatgctcaatagattcgtctcgcgaaatagtccagagtatggggtgggttttattaatagtctatatctaatacttataattagtATCCAAGCATTCGATATGACAGAGACTTAGAAAAAGTGAGAGGGAAACAAACGGGGTCTAAGTATGGTAATCCCTCCGTTTTGTATGCTGTTGACTTTTGGGTCTACATTTAttcgttcatcttatttaaaaagtttatgtaattattaatcattttgttatgatttaatctaCTACTGAAAGacctttaagcatgacttattattttctatatttgtatattttttagaaaaaggaatagttaaacgtaaattcaaaagttaacgttaaataataaaacagaGAGTGTATATGGCAACGCAAATCTGCACCAGACTGAATGGTAAATCTGTCACACGCAGTAGCAAATGTTTCTTctgagaaattttatggtagTTAAGAAAATATCTAGatgcattaaaattttatacttcaaattttattatctcTGGATacctaataatttattatgttttttcactataaatatgatattaagtctttatactaaaaatttaggtAACATATCAACAGTAGTAAAATAATCTCTTTAGCTGACATTGCAGCATTGCCAGAGTAACATATGCAGCACTGAGCAATAAACCTTCAAgaattcagagtttcagacagGCAGAACTGACCAAAGTAACACTTTCCATGACACAAAGGTTTGCTGCTTAATATCcacaattcaaatataaaccatctgtCGAGTACTTACAATTCACAGCTCAGGCACACCAAAGTTCTTGCAGTTCAGAACACAAGAAGATAGAACAAAGTTACAGAGATCAGAATCCTACTATTCTACAGCTCTTCCAGGATCAGAGCAGTTGTACTATCTGGCTAAGATTGCCAGTAAAACCACAGTTCAGGAAGAAACGGAGGCGATCTGATCCGTTGATGAGACCAACTGATCAGTGGGAATGGTCGAAGCTGAACTCCTTGTGGACACCGCACTTGCAGGTGACGCGCACCACCACAGCCGCGCCGGTGCAGGCTGCtgccggcgagctcgcccTGGGTGCCTCCCTCTCCGCGCTGGACACCTCAACCTCTCGCTCCTGAACGGTGCAACAAGTTCAGGTTTCAGAAAGAGGGATTGCCAAAATGACATGCAAAGAAGCTGAAGAAAACAGCAGTAACAGAGGAGTCCAGGAAATTACAGATATGTGAATCAGATgctgaattttgaatttgggATTGATTTGAAACAAATCTATAGGAGTATATGCTAAAGTTAGGTGTAAACTGTGCACACATTTTGGCAGATTAAAATATCCAACAGAGAATATGAGTTTCATGAGCTCTGACAGAAGCTAAAATGACAAGAAAAGAACAGAAATCGACAGTATCAGAGGAGTCCAAGCAATTCATGAGAGCGATTCGGAtgctgaatttaaatttaaaattgggACTGATTTGAAACAGATTTTACTATGTAAACAATTCAAATACTTTTCACAGGTTAAAATGTGCAAGGAAAGCATGTGAATTCGCCTTCTTTCTGTTCGATTTTACATTATCAGAAATGAACTGGGATGGATGAGGGGGATGCCTTTACCGGCGCGATCGTCTTCTCCACCGAGGAGGAAGGCCTCACCGGCGAGCGGGATGCCTCACCAGAGGAATTATTGGATTCCTGCAACGATCAAATTGGAACATGAGATGCGCAGAAATGGCGATCAGCAGACAGAAATTAATCAAGAGCTGGGTGATTCAGAtcaagaggaggaaggagtaAGCAACGGAGGAGAGGAGTACCTGCTTGGCCGCCGCCTTGGTCGGCAAAGTGATGAACGTGCAGCACGGCCTGCCCGCCGACCCGGACAGgatggaggagaaggaggcctcgccggcggccgtctTGGCAACcttctgcggcggcggggtgacCGGCTGCTGCTCGTCCCGCGGCCGTGTGCTCCCTCGCCGCGGGGTCGCGACGCGGAGGTTTTGCCGCGACCTCCTGtttctgccgccgccggacctGTGCGCTGGCCAGGCCGTGAAGACGAAAGGCGGCGAGGGGGCGGCACCGCCAgtgggcgtcgccgccgcggggctcGGAGAGCCTGCGTTCCCAAAGGCCGGCCGGGGAGAAGGGAAGAAGGAGAAGCCGGCGCTGCCCGTGGATCCCGAGCTCACTGGCGTCGGGGAAGGCAAGGGCGGGACGGCGTTGCTGCCTCTGAACTCCTCCGGCGACAAGGATAGCTCATAAGACAAGGAagcgccgcctccgcttgCATTGGAGCCCGTCGGCGTCAGCGGTTGATCCGGTAAACCGAAGAACACGAAACCGCCGTTCGCCGTGGGTCCTGCAGTCACCGGAAACCGCTTCGGCAAAGCCAGGGAcgagaagccgccgccgccgccggccgcggtgGAACCCATGGGCGCTTCCGGCCGCCCGGGAGACGCCAAGAACGACAAGGCTCTGGCGCTGGAGCCCgtgggcgtcgccgccgccgcagccgcgtCCTCCAAGAACGCGAACATGTCCCCCCCGCGGGAGCCGctcccgccagccgccgccaaCGGGAAGGAGAAGTCGCTGGCGGGGGAGTACGAGGACGCCGACCCCGCGCGCGAGGAAAgcaacggcggcgcggtggcgggagATCCCCGCAGGGGAGGCGCCGAGTGCGTGGGCGAGGAGGGGCCAGGCGACACGAGGGGGTCGAAGGGGTGGAGCTCGAGCAGCACCTTCTTGCGCGGGGACGAAGGCGGGAGGAGGCACCGGCGCTtcctgccggcgccggcgcagggCGCGGAGAAGGCGACCGCCGAGTGGGCGGGCTCGACGCGGAGCtcggcgaggtggtggtgcGACCGCAGCGGGGTGAGCAGCAGGTCGGGGAGGCGGGGCGCCTcgatcgccatggccgcggcgcgcgcgctgcGCGAGCGCGGGGGAGTTCTTGGATTCTTGGGTCGATGATCCTGCGGTGGTGGGTCCCCGTGGCGGGTTAGGTTGTTGGGTTCAGGCGTTTTGTGTTGGCGTGGTGGTGAGGTTTATAGAGGGCGAGGAACCGTCCATTTTTCTGTAAGATTCGTGCAAGCGGATCGATATATTGCAGGAGATGAAGGCCCAGGCCGATAATGAAGAGGACCGGTTTCTTCGCTCTGCATTTTAATGGTAGATATACGGACGTTAAAAAAGAGAACAACTACCCTACGGAATCCCGCTGCAGGACAGGATAATTAAAATAGATTGCCATCCACGCATCCGCCAGCGTCCGGGCATCGCCTGCCTCCACGCGCTCTTGCCGCAGGATGCCGACGGAATGCTGTTCCGTAGTTTTTCTGTTAAAAAATGCAtggtttgttaaaaaaaaaggaagtctAGTATACTCAGATTCATAATTTAGGGTACAATCGATAAATGGATACTCTCTAGATTGTCTATTTATCATCCAACCGATGAAGGTTTAATATTTTCATCTTTtgttaaacattatatatagaCCATGCCAATATATTTGGCCTAACATGTTTTTGAAGTTAAACTTGTTCGATGGTGAACTCAACGCAATCGAACATGTGGATGATGTATTCGTCGGTCTTGATGGAGATAGGAAGATGGGAAGGGTAGTTTGGCAAGGCATACTGCTCGCCATATCTTGATCTCGGTGCTAACACTCTGTCCCTTGGCGAGCGGCCTTGATGCATCGATAGCAACGCGAGGTTAAGCAGGGCAGCAGAGGGCGATGTGGGCTCACTCCCTGACCAAGCAACAAACTAGTGCAGCTGTCGTTCTGCGAGCAGCCATAGCCCAACATGTGGCCGGTGCCCCATAGGCCACAACCCACTTGGAACCCTAGGACTTACCTTAGAGGGAGGCTGAGCAGCACAGTCATAGTTCGCAACCGCCACCTACTCGGCTGCTCCATGTGTTACCAGCACACCGCAATTGACCACATCTTGTGCAGGTTTTCTAATGGTATGCCTAGAATTTTGTGGGAGGGTCATCCACATGAATTGTGTCTAACATACatgtcacgtccagaaattcctcacacgaatttctgaacttaattgtgtattaaatccctgtccaggaccagccagggtacacaaaaagacaatgttgattacataaccatcgttcttagaaacaactgaaaattacacttattctagcggaaatgcagcggaaagaaaaaacaaaggggcagactagctccagcgggtacggctccagtccacaggcaacacttcgacggcggaacagctcactcctgagaggcacctccatcggactctgtttctagctctgggttgggaaagttaagcaaggctgagtacaaaccaccgtactcaacaagtaacacggacaagggggaaaaaataaatgatgcaaagggattaacaaggacgggctagggttagttgcgacaaagcagcagtttaaataaataacagagattaaaagaataaaggtaatttaaaaacagtaaagcattaataaaataagcagttgtaaagtaccacaacactgtccaacgttacaccacgttgcaacagtctcaaccactactcaacgttacaccacgttgcagtagtcccaagtgataaccaatttactcaagttattagggttcactaatcacagtgaagctgggagttcgcccgtaaccgtgggcacggctattcgaatagtttatactctgatcagaggtgtactactgtacccacaagacacgactccactacacttgaacgtgcgccgacatgccaccacggcataccggaaaggagaccgtgataggacccgttacacaaccctccctatttaatcgtaccacacttcaggtttcaccccctcctttacaccaagtcgggcagtcccctcttgtgcctcggtagatccggaagcaggagaagctttcgttacaccacgattgcccgtccatactccatcacgcctacccttgcctgggtacgtcaaatagctcgaagtcatgctccaaatcccaccttacccatttcggcatgtggttagcacttatttacttccagggtttcccgtgaaccggtccttaatcgccatgggtgcgactctcaaaaccatgcacccacagcccaccattatcaatattttagttgacattaacccgaaccgggtagtgaatcattatctcggctattcagaactaagcataattatatgtgatcccatgagctatttgttctaagcatggctaagcattaacctaggcctgaccctaatcaagttacccctggtccagcaacgaacaaagttggataaacaacggcatactaataaggtttacccgaaaatagcataaagtaagcaCTTTAATTAaagcaatgcatatttgaagcaataaagcggggaatttgcaataatgggttcaatatgctcaaggatgagtgtcacttgccttgctctggtccttggggaacttcggcgacgatctcgaagtaaaccggctcttcggcggggtccgaatctaagcgacaaagcacaaaaataaataaaacaggcacaaactctactgaaacaacaaaagaaactatttttaatggattcttgataattttatggatttaatgaaatttgaatggacctaaacggagactagatgaattacttatgaattttagaagttttctgggttttttaactaaacagaaaagtcctaaatcaattattgcgcaattaatggggctactgacgtcagcgaggagagagggtactgacggctgacaggtggggaccacctgtcggtgagagagagagggaatgggcggctgacacgcgggcccggggaggagagagaggaggcgggcgcggggagcgactgacgagtgggacccactcgtcagcgagagggaacagagagctggggaccgaacgcgcggctcggcggacggcggcgaccggcgggagcggcgggcgacgcggcggcggcggcgcacggcgacggcgacacgacggcgacggcgcgacggcgacgaccggcgagcggcgacggcgacgacggccggggcggcgacgcacgggcgcaacccggcagaacagcggcggcggcgactggcgagcggcggcagcgcggcacgcgtgggcgcaagagacggcggccagacgtcggcgacgcggaggcgacgacgaccacggtgaccgacgggagcggcgggcttcggcctcgtccggcgacggcacgcgactcggcggcggtcggccggaagggggggagaaagaggggaggtgggtgcggaggctcaccggcggcggcgagggcgcggacgggtcggcgaggccgaggcgaaggtggcgacgcgggcgggtgcgggagatcggcggtggcggtggagatcgatcggcggcggcgacgggcgagacgcggcggcggccgggcgacgagggaacgtgcggcgccgaggaggcttcctggcgacggcgagggcggcaacaagtcggcgacagagggacggaggtggtgacgcaacagagcggcgacgaccggcgacgggcgacgagattgcgcggcggcgacgtacggtggcggcgcggcggcgactcgagcgacgatggaaaacgagcgacggcgcgcggcggaggggatttatagggtggcggcgaccggctagggcaggcggaggttggagaccgagtcggcgacgacgcggtctcggcggcggcggatgcggcggcggcgcggagtccggctcggacgcagcgcggcgcgggcgagcggcgaagcagtcactgacaggtggggaccacctgtcagtggcgcgagagggtagggagcggcgatggacttcgcggcgcgggtgacgggcgagcgggcgagctgggccggagccgcggcccaggcgggagcgcgcgcgaagggagggaagcggccggcgcggctgggccggctgagcgggaagacgggccggctcggctgggccggcccgggaaggaaaagaaaaagaaaaagaaaaaggaaaaaagagagagggaggaaaattggacttcggcccaatttgagaaggaagggaaaaagaaaggaaaaaggagggaaaaaggaaaaccccacttttgccgagttttaaattaatttgtttggccaaattttatacttctgcaatttgaatttaaatcctgttagtcgatttgcaaGCCTCGAtctaattgaattaattccttttagagggatttttcctgagttaattaagccaattgttatttacggattttttttacaatttaggcttaggacgaaactccgggtgtgacaaacctaccccccttaaacggaatctcgaccccgagattcggaggcactggcgaagaggtgcggatgggcggccttgagctcatcttctctttcccatgttgcttcttcttctgagtggtgactccactgaactctgcagaatctgatcacacggttccgagtcttcctttcactggtttctagaatccgtgctggcttctccacataagttagatcttcctttagatcgatgtgctcggagttggtctgttcctcaggcacacggagacatttcttgagctgcgacacatggaacacgtcatggattccagccatgttagcggggagttccaactgatacgcaacttctcccctgcgttccactatccggtatggtcccacgaaacgtggtgccaatttccctttggtctgaaaccggtgtactcctcgcaaaggtgtgacgcggaggtacacatagtctcctgcttcgaaggctaagtcccttcgacgattatctgcataactcttctgtctggtttgggccgttttcaacctttcacggattattctgactttttcttgcgcttggcttaaaactttagtcccaaaaacttgacgttctcctgtttgatcccagaagaggggtgtacgacactttcgcccatacaatgcttcaaaaggtgccatctgcagactggcttgataactgttgttatatgagaactctgcatacggtagattcttatcccacgttccaccaaagtcgagagcgcaagctctgagcatatcttcaagaatctggtttaccctctctgtctgaccatctgtctggggatgataggctgtactgaagttcagtcgggttcccaattcttcctgtagcttctgccaaaactttgaagtaaactgactcccacggtcagaaacgatcttcttcggtactccatgtaaacacatgatcctagccaagtaaatctcggctaatcttttccctaagtaggtagtgtgaactggtatgaaatgagcgacctttgtcaatcgatcaacaattacccaaatcgagtcatgaccagcagcagtccttggtaaaccagtgatgaaatccatcccgatctcttcccatttccattctggaatctggagaggttgcaatagtcctgctggcctttggtgttctgctttgactcgttgacaaacatcgcacaaggcgacgtattctgcaatctctctcttcatactaacccaccaaaacttttctttgaggtcctgatacatcttagtactcccagggtgaatagagtactgggtttgatgagcttcttggagtatcaactccttcaactccttgttatctggtacgcacaacctgtttcccatccagattgttccatgttcatcttctgaaaaatctc
It encodes the following:
- the LOC107305150 gene encoding translation initiation factor IF-2-like; amino-acid sequence: MAIEAPRLPDLLLTPLRSHHHLAELRVEPAHSAVAFSAPCAGAGRKRRCLLPPSSPRKKVLLELHPFDPLVSPGPSSPTHSAPPLRGSPATAPPLLSSRAGSASSYSPASDFSFPLAAAGGSGSRGGDMFAFLEDAAAAAATPTGSSARALSFLASPGRPEAPMGSTAAGGGGGFSSLALPKRFPVTAGPTANGGFVFFGLPDQPLTPTGSNASGGGASLSYELSLSPEEFRGSNAVPPLPSPTPVSSGSTGSAGFSFFPSPRPAFGNAGSPSPAAATPTGGAAPSPPFVFTAWPAHRSGGGRNRRSRQNLRVATPRRGSTRPRDEQQPVTPPPQKVAKTAAGEASFSSILSGSAGRPCCTFITLPTKAAAKQESNNSSGEASRSPVRPSSSVEKTIAPEREVEVSSAEREAPRASSPAAACTGAAVVVRVTCKCGVHKEFSFDHSH